The following are encoded in a window of Geobacter metallireducens GS-15 genomic DNA:
- the ric gene encoding iron-sulfur cluster repair di-iron protein, whose amino-acid sequence MMEDTKTQQEDAGAVRTIGGFVAEDYRTAEVFERHGIDFCCGGNVPLDTACRQKGIDPAVILDEIEAAKREPMERSQNFAVWELSFLADYIVAVHHAYIKDNAGQIVLYARKVAEVHGGRHAEVKEIAAIFEKVAADLATHLREEEEIFFPAVKRADAAKKAGKRPERQDIDAIRGDLARLRREHEEVGDAIHTIRRLAGDFAIPDDACNTYAVTYRKLKEFEDDLHKHVHLENNILFLNAERDLGDYD is encoded by the coding sequence ATGATGGAAGACACAAAGACGCAGCAGGAAGATGCAGGCGCCGTCAGGACCATCGGTGGGTTCGTGGCCGAGGATTACCGGACGGCGGAGGTGTTCGAGCGGCACGGGATCGACTTCTGCTGCGGCGGAAATGTTCCCCTTGATACTGCCTGCCGACAGAAAGGGATCGACCCGGCCGTTATCCTGGACGAGATCGAAGCAGCGAAGAGGGAACCGATGGAGCGGAGCCAGAACTTTGCGGTGTGGGAACTCTCGTTCCTGGCCGACTACATCGTTGCCGTCCACCATGCCTACATCAAGGACAATGCCGGGCAGATCGTCTTGTACGCCCGCAAGGTTGCCGAGGTCCATGGCGGCCGCCATGCCGAAGTGAAGGAGATCGCCGCGATCTTCGAGAAGGTCGCCGCCGATCTGGCAACCCATCTGCGCGAGGAGGAGGAAATCTTCTTTCCGGCCGTCAAGCGGGCCGATGCGGCGAAAAAAGCGGGGAAGAGGCCGGAACGGCAGGATATCGACGCCATCCGGGGGGATCTGGCAAGGCTCCGCCGGGAGCACGAAGAGGTGGGGGATGCGATTCACACCATCCGCCGCCTTGCCGGGGATTTCGCGATCCCCGACGACGCCTGCAACACCTACGCGGTCACCTACCGGAAACTGAAGGAGTTCGAGGACGACCTCCACAAGCACGTGCACCTAGAAAACAACATCCTTTTTCTGAACGCGGAAAGGGATCTGGGGGACTATGACTGA